In Cryptomeria japonica chromosome 10, Sugi_1.0, whole genome shotgun sequence, a genomic segment contains:
- the LOC131859134 gene encoding paired amphipathic helix protein Sin3-like 3 yields MDIEGPMSMEIPNNNALDPRNLDKDLNLAKQVMHSIPLMDLVKDTDNSIVVGERKETMETTDDLAIENPQEAPTLQQMGKLSTDDEELGRGYAVTLVSMDLMEFSGPPQNLGGKQKLTKDQKEEHDEFIEVLKDFKAQRIDMTGVIARVKEIFKGHPNLTLGFNTILPKRLEIEFDRAINYVNKIKTRFQYDEQVYKTFLEILNMYRKGNKTTSEVCQEVASLFKDHQDLLEEFNYFVHTPSCATQAAFPALEGMREVLE; encoded by the exons ATGGACATTGAGGGTCCTATGAGTATGGAAATCCCTAACAACAATGCTTTGGATCCTAGAAATTTGGATAAGGATTTAAACTTGGCCAAACAGGTGATGCATTCTATCCCTCTAATGGACCTGGTTAAGGATACTGACAACTCCATTGTTGTTGGCGAGCGCAAAGAGACTATGGAAACTACTGATGACTTGGCTATTGAGAACCCCCAGGAGGCCCCTACTCTACAACAGATGGGAAAATTGAGCACAGAT GACGAGGAGCTGGGACGAGGATATGCTGTTACTTTAGTTTCCATGGATTTAATGGAATT CTCCGGACCGCCACAAAATTTAGGAGGAAAACAGAAGTTAACCAAAGACCAAAAAGAGGAACACGATGAATTTATTGAAGTATTGAAAGATTTCAAGGCACAAAG AATTGATATGACTGGTGTTATTGCCCGTGTGAAAGAAATATTTAAAGGGCATCCCAATCTTACTTTGGGTTTTAACACCATTCTTCCTAAACGTTTGGAAATTGAGTTTGACCGAGCCATTAATTATGTCAATAAGATCAAG ACTCGATTTCAATATGACGAACAAGTATACAAAACTTTTCTGGAAATTTTGAATATGTATCGGAAGGGAAACAAGACAACGAGTGAAGTGTGTCAAGAG GTGGCTTCATTGTTCAAGGACCATCAAGATTTGCTTGAGGAATTTAATTATTTCGTACATACTCCATCTTGTGCAACACAGGCAGCTTTTCCTGCTCTGGAAGGGATGAGAGAAGTCCTAGAGTAA